TGCCTCAAGATCTTTGTAACTTTGACCCCCTTTACTCCCATAAATTGATAGCCTGCTGTGTCAATCTTTTGGCCTTCATCTGGGGCAGGAGTGCATGATGAGAACCTTTGGGCAGCAAAATTTATGGGACTGCATGTGTTGGCTTCTGCAAACAACCACCCTGTTCTTCCTTCAGTTAAATGAAGAACAGGCTCTCCAGAAATAAATCTTGAAGTGTCCTATTTGTctgcagaaaatgagaaactggCAGGCAGATGTTTCAGTTTGGCTGTGAAATCTTACCTCCCTGAGGAATGTGTAGTGCGGGTTGACATCTCTTCCTACAACCTATTTCTGCCTGTATCCCACCCCTGTCTATCACCTCTTTAAGGGCCAGCACCTCTTCCTGCATTCCTCTGCCTGCTGGTGCAGGTTGGCATCCCTGGCTggtggtggcagctgctggcagtggctgtTCAGCCCGATGCTTAGGGCCTGTCTCATAGAGTTTTTCCTCCTCCTAGAGGCAATGGTGAGAACTTCCAGAAATGGCCTAAACCCTGCATCCTcatcagcacagctcccagccctgccattgTACTGCCACTGAGAAGCTACTGCTCAGGTGGCATGGATATATACATGTATTGATGACCCTGAGCAATAGTGGGAAGGTGGGAGAGAGGCAAATGCATTCAGATGTCCCACTGTGGAGTGGGAACAGCAACAGAATCCCAGATAAAACCAAAGTGTGGTGTAACCCACGCTTGTGCTACCCTGAAATTTGTCTGTACCACTGCCATTACTCCTTTCTCCCATCCCCCAGAGCGCTTGCTGAAGATGACACTGGAAGATTTACGTGAATTTCTGCAGGAGAAAATTGCTGCTTCCCTGCAGTACGAGGACGATGCTGTCATCGAGCAGCTGCAGGTGTCAATGACTGAACTGCGCAAGATGAAGTTTGATCTGCCCCCACCAGGTGGGTAGAGGGGAAGGTGGGCAGCCCAGCAGGGACCCAGAGCATCCCGCTGGCGTGGCTGGGAGCTAGGGCAGCCCAGAGGGGCTGACACCTGTTGTGTGGAAGCATCTGTCTTCCTTACATTCAGGGCGTTCAAACACAAACTGATGCacagtttgggttttattttgttttctctgcttccaaTGCAGCAAAGCCTGAGGAGTTTCCAAGGAAACCCCTGGGCCTGGAGCTCTCTCTCAACCCAGTAGCcataaaggaaaacacagcGGCCAATGGCCAGAATGGCCAGGTGGGTGAGCACACTCCAGACAGGGAGCCCCATCCCCACAGAGTTCCTGGCACACCAGGAGGAATGACAGTGGTGGAAGCAAGGATTCTCACCTTCCAGGGTAGTGAAGCAGCTGAAGCAACGAACGTGCCTGTTTTGGGTGGGTGGCCACTGGATGAGGAGGGTCAAGTGGAGCCCATTGTGGACACGCAGCCATCATCTCTTCTGAAGGCAAGCAAGATGCAGGCCCAGCAACACATCCTGCCCACAGTCCTGCCTCCAGAGCAGCCTCTTcttgctcctggctgtgctgtggtggaCCATGGAGTCTCCCTCCATGCCCCAGCTGAGTACAGCTCCTTAGACTCCTCTCTCCAAAACAGGCTGGCTCCTCCCGACTCCAGCACCGCTGAGCTTTCCGCTACGGACCAGGCAGTGTGGCAGCCAAATGCcgctgccctgccagcagaaCAGACATCTTCCCTGAGCAGAGGCGCAGTGCTCGAAACAGCCCCCCAACCTCTGCCAGCCAGCTGCCGGCGGCTTTCCTGCACGTCACAGAGCGATGGCTCCCCTGAGAGCAAGCAcggggaggaggtggcagatgacaggcactgcagggcagtgctgccGGACAAAATGGGCCTGAAGCACTCGGCATCCAAAGCTGCATCCACAGGAGAGCtcctcagcctgcagcacaatgggctgggcagtgccaccagcaccatGCGTTGGCCCGAGGCCGTAGGTGTGCAGCCTGCGCACAGGCAGGCGGGGGGCAGTGTGCCCATCTTGTCCAGCAGAGAGCcggaggcagcagggctggctgagggcTGTCCTGCCCAGCGGGCACCATCCCCTGTGGTGGAAGGGACTAGCCCCTATGTCGTTATCAAAAGCACGACTCCCCTCCACCTGGCCCATGCGACAGAGCAGGACTTCTTGAACAGAAAGCAGGTGGCATTGCCTCTGTCAGAGACTGGACATCCTCTGCCTACCACCTCCATGCCACCACCTCTTATGCCAGACCCAGAGGAGGTAGAGGTCCAGAAAAGCCTCCAGAAACCATTAAATGCACTGAAAGCCCCAC
This portion of the Vidua chalybeata isolate OUT-0048 chromosome 6, bVidCha1 merged haplotype, whole genome shotgun sequence genome encodes:
- the LOC128790337 gene encoding USP6 N-terminal-like protein isoform X2 is translated as MKKDIESLIAQEKAEIIAKYEKGRQEGAQIDQWEDADFTLYKVTDRFGFLHEQELPTRTALEEKQKQQEIERVDKWLKMLKKWGKYRNSDKMCRRVYKGIPLQVRGQVWSLLLDVEKMKKENEGKYEQMKEQAKSFSSEIKQIDLDVNRTFRNHIMFRDRYGVKQQALFHILSAYSVYNTEVSYCQGMSQIAAILLMYLNEEDAFWALAQLLTNQRHAMHGFFIPGFPKLQRFQAHHEQILNKLFPKLKKHMDKEQMTTGIYTTKWFLQCFIDRTPFTLTLRLWDIYILEGERVLTAMAYTILKLHKKRLLKMTLEDLREFLQEKIAASLQYEDDAVIEQLQVSMTELRKMKFDLPPPAKPEEFPRKPLGLELSLNPVAIKENTAANGQNGQGSEAAEATNVPVLGGWPLDEEGQVEPIVDTQPSSLLKASKMQAQQHILPTVLPPEQPLLAPGCAVVDHGVSLHAPAEYSSLDSSLQNRLAPPDSSTAELSATDQAVWQPNAAALPAEQTSSLSRGAVLETAPQPLPASCRRLSCTSQSDGSPESKHGEEVADDRHCRAVLPDKMGLKHSASKAASTGELLSLQHNGLGSATSTMRWPEAVGVQPAHRQAGGSVPILSSREPEAAGLAEGCPAQRAPSPVVEGTSPYVVIKSTTPLHLAHATEQDFLNRKQVALPLSETGHPLPTTSMPPPLMPDPEEVEVQKSLQKPLNALKAPRPPLSPKPKFLLQVAKSRSENSFLLGSPSLAKLPKSVTF
- the LOC128790337 gene encoding USP6 N-terminal-like protein isoform X1 — its product is MKKDIESLIAQEKAEIIAKYEKGRQEGAQIDQWEDADFTLYKVTDRFGFLHEQELPTRTALEEKQKQQEIERVDKWLKMLKKWGKYRNSDKMCRRVYKGIPLQVRGQVWSLLLDVEKMKKENEGKYEQMKEQAKSFSSEIKQIDLDVNRTFRNHIMFRDRYGVKQQALFHILSAYSVYNTEVSYCQGMSQIAAILLMYLNEEDAFWALAQLLTNQRHAMHGFFIPGFPKLQRFQAHHEQILNKLFPKLKKHMDKEQMTTGIYTTKWFLQCFIDRTPFTLTLRLWDIYILEGERVLTAMAYTILKLHKKRLLKMTLEDLREFLQEKIAASLQYEDDAVIEQLQVSMTELRKMKFDLPPPAKPEEFPRKPLGLELSLNPVAIKENTAANGQNGQVGEHTPDREPHPHRVPGTPGGMTVVEARILTFQGSEAAEATNVPVLGGWPLDEEGQVEPIVDTQPSSLLKASKMQAQQHILPTVLPPEQPLLAPGCAVVDHGVSLHAPAEYSSLDSSLQNRLAPPDSSTAELSATDQAVWQPNAAALPAEQTSSLSRGAVLETAPQPLPASCRRLSCTSQSDGSPESKHGEEVADDRHCRAVLPDKMGLKHSASKAASTGELLSLQHNGLGSATSTMRWPEAVGVQPAHRQAGGSVPILSSREPEAAGLAEGCPAQRAPSPVVEGTSPYVVIKSTTPLHLAHATEQDFLNRKQVALPLSETGHPLPTTSMPPPLMPDPEEVEVQKSLQKPLNALKAPRPPLSPKPKFLLQVAKSRSENSFLLGSPSLAKLPKSVTF
- the LOC128790337 gene encoding uncharacterized protein LOC128790337 isoform X3; the encoded protein is MCFEETSEQQKQQEIERVDKWLKMLKKWGKYRNSDKMCRRVYKGIPLQVRGQVWSLLLDVEKMKKENEGKYEQMKEQAKSFSSEIKQIDLDVNRTFRNHIMFRDRYGVKQQALFHILSAYSVYNTEVSYCQGMSQIAAILLMYLNEEDAFWALAQLLTNQRHAMHGFFIPGFPKLQRFQAHHEQILNKLFPKLKKHMDKEQMTTGIYTTKWFLQCFIDRTPFTLTLRLWDIYILEGERVLTAMAYTILKLHKKRLLKMTLEDLREFLQEKIAASLQYEDDAVIEQLQVSMTELRKMKFDLPPPAKPEEFPRKPLGLELSLNPVAIKENTAANGQNGQVGEHTPDREPHPHRVPGTPGGMTVVEARILTFQGSEAAEATNVPVLGGWPLDEEGQVEPIVDTQPSSLLKASKMQAQQHILPTVLPPEQPLLAPGCAVVDHGVSLHAPAEYSSLDSSLQNRLAPPDSSTAELSATDQAVWQPNAAALPAEQTSSLSRGAVLETAPQPLPASCRRLSCTSQSDGSPESKHGEEVADDRHCRAVLPDKMGLKHSASKAASTGELLSLQHNGLGSATSTMRWPEAVGVQPAHRQAGGSVPILSSREPEAAGLAEGCPAQRAPSPVVEGTSPYVVIKSTTPLHLAHATEQDFLNRKQVALPLSETGHPLPTTSMPPPLMPDPEEVEVQKSLQKPLNALKAPRPPLSPKPKFLLQVAKSRSENSFLLGSPSLAKLPKSVTF